In Aedes albopictus strain Foshan chromosome 3, AalbF5, whole genome shotgun sequence, the following are encoded in one genomic region:
- the LOC134284149 gene encoding pancreatic triacylglycerol lipase-like, whose translation MGDIQRHVIGVVDWAGGSLPLYTQATANTRLVGLEIAYLIKKLTEYKGHRAEDVHLIGHSLGAHTAGYAAERTPGLGRITGLDPAEPYFQGMDPVVRLDPSDAALVDVIHTDGRSVFRLEIPGYGMSHACGHLDFYPNNCKEQPGCALSQEGAATIPLTLIKDGIEEASRVLLACNHIRAIKLFIDSINGKCPYVGK comes from the coding sequence atgggcgacatacaGAGGCATGTGATCGGTGTGGTGGATTGGGCCGGTGGATCATTGCCTCTCTACACGCAGGCCACGGCCAACACTAGACTGGTAGGATTAGAGATAGCTTATCTGATCAAGAAATTGACGGAATACAAAGGACACAGGGCGGAGGACGTTCATCTCATAGGACACTCGTTGGGAGCTCATACCGCAGGGTACGCCGCCGAGAGGACGCCGGGTTTGGGCCGTATTACAGGGTTAGATCCAGCTGAACCGTATTTCCAGGGGATGGACCCAGTTGTAAGGCTGGACCCGTCGGATGCCGCTCTGGTAGACGTTATCCACACGGACGGTCGGAGTGTGTTCCGGTTGGAGATTCCCGGCTATGGTATGTCCCACGCTTGCGGGCATTTGGACTTCTATCCAAATAATTGCAAAGAACAGCCCGGTTGTGCCCTCTCGCAGGAGGGGGCTGCCACCATTCCTCTGACGCTCATTAAAGATGGAATCGAGGAAGCATCCCGAGTTCTGTTAGCTTGCAACCACATTAGAGCCATTAAGTTATTTATCGATAGTATTAACGGAAAATGTCCGTATGTAGGTAAGTAG